The Streptococcus sp. DTU_2020_1001019_1_SI_AUS_MUR_006 sequence AAACAAATTGAAAAGAACTTTTTTGAAGAAAATGAAACCTATTTTCGAATAGTCTACCTCTGGGCAGAAGGTTTGCTTGATAGTAAGCAAGGAAGAGCAGAGGAAGGGCAGAGAAAGATGGAGGACGCTATTCGTATTTTCGAGATGATTGGTTGTAGCAGATCTGCTGACTATTATAGAAGCACCATGGAGTGTTGAATATCTGCAACTAGATAAAATAACTTGAAACGATAGGACTGTGAAGATACTTATTAGCATTAGACAAATTCTATCGTTTTCGTTATCAGTTTAGTCTGTTGCATATATTCAAAAATGTCTTCTCGTAAGATTCTTGATGCTATACTAGAGCTACCATAAAAGTAGTATGTGAGAAAGAGAGGAATCTATATGAAACTATTACTAAGAAATCAAGCATACAGAGTTTTGAGTTTATCACGATTTTTCAATGCTTTTGGAGCTTCCATTTTTAATTTAGTGTTTGTGGTCTATGCCTCGACTTTGCCAGAGGCTTCTGTTGCCGTTGCCATGGCGAATGTTGTGATGATGCTTCCAACTCTTTTTACAGTTTTTGTGGGGATTCGGGCAGATTATACCAAGGACAAGGTCAAATGGATGACCTATGTCGGTTTATTTCAGGCGGTTTTATTTTTTCTAGCAGCCCTAGTTGTTCAGCAAGCTAGTTTCTTTGCCTTTTCGACCCTTTGCCTCATCAATGTCATTAGTGATGTAGCCAGTGATTTTGCGGGTGGCTTGCGAATGCCTCTCGTTAAAGAAAAGGTAGCAGAGTCAGATCTGATGGAGGCCTATTCCTTTTCTCAGTTTATTACCTACATCTCTGCGATTGGCGGCCAAGCTTTTGGAGTTTGGCTATTAGGGGTGTCAACACAGAACTTTTCGCTCGTAGCGGTAATCAATGCCATATTTTTCCTAGTGTCAGCTCTCGTTCTCTTTTTAGGAAGGGCTGAATTAGGCTTATCAACTCCACTTGTTGATAGTAAATCACTGAAAAATGAGAAACTTTCTATCAAAGATCAATTTTTAACGATTTACCGAAACTTACGCCTCGTTTTTCTTAAAAGTGGACAGAAAAACTTTGGTTTTATGCTCTTTGCTATCTTGATTATCAATGCTTTGGGTGGTGCCTTAGGTGGTATCTATAACATCTTCCTTTTAAATCATTCCTTACTGAATTTTTCCTACAAGGATGCCTTGTTTATCTTACAATTGATTACCTTATTAGCAGTTATCATCAGTAGCCTTACTGGCAATGATTATTTTGGGAAGCAATCTCTACCTAGATTGATGATGTGGGTTACATTAGGAGCCAGTCTAGTTGGTCTATCTAATTTGTTAAACCAAGTCTTGCTCGGGATGCTTTTCGTCTTTTTTACCATGTATGTTTCTGGGAAAATTTCTCCAAAGATTAGTGCTCTGCTCATGAAAAATCTTGCTCCAGAGGTTCTCTCTCGTACCAGTAATTTTTTAGGTTTGTTGTTTACTCTATCTATACCAGTGGGGACAGCCTGTTTTTCACTGGTGGCAGTATGGGATATACAGTTAACATGGGCTCTGTTTGTTGGGCTTTCCTTGCTTGCGATTCTCCTAGCTAGTCTTAATCTCAAACATGAAATTTAGGTGTTAGTCTTCTTTTCACACTGTCCCAATCCCCTCATTTATGGTAAAATAGGACTATTAAGTTATAAAGAGGATTCCCTATGAAATTACAAAAACCAAAAGGAACGCAGGATATTTTACCTGCTGAGTCTGCCAAATGGCAGTACGTTGAAGGCTTTGCGCGTGAAATCTTCAAACGCTACAACTACGCAGAAGTGCGTACTCCTATTTTTGAGCACTACGAAGTCATCAGTCGTTCTGTTGGAGACACAACTGATATCGTAACCAAGGAAATGTATGACTTTTACGACAAGGGAGACCGTCATATTACCCTCCGTCCAGAAGGAACTGCTCCAGTCGTTCGTTCTTATGTGGAAAACAAACTCTTCGCACCAGAAGTTCAAAAACCAAGTAAGTTCTACTACATGGGGCCAATGTTCCGCTATGAGCGTCCACAAGCAGGTCGTTTGCGCCAATTCCACCAGATTGGTGTGGAGTGCTTTGGCTCTAGCAATCCAGCTACCGATGTGGAAACTATCGCTATGGCAGCCCACTTCTTGAAAGAAATTGGCATACAAGGTGTTAAATTGCACCTCAACACTCTTGGAAATCCTGAGAGCCGTGCGGCTTACCGTCAGGCCTTGATTGACTACTTAACACCGCTCAAGGAAACCTTGTCTAAGGATAGCCAACGTCGCTTGGAGGAAAATCCTCTCCGTGTCTTGGACTCTAAGGAAAAAGAAGATAAGGTAGCAGTAGAGAATGCGCCTTCTATTTTGGATTTCCTTGATGAAGAAAGCCAAGCTCATTTTGATGCTGTGCGTCAGATGTTGGAGAATCTGGGTGTAGACTACATCATCGATACCAATATGGTGCGTGGTCTAGACTACTACAACCACACTATTTTCGAGTTTATCACTGAGATTGAGGGCAATGACCTGACAGTCTGTGCGGGTGGTCGTTACGATGGTTTGGTTGCTTACTTTGGTGGCCCTGAAACTGCTGGATTTGGTTTTGGACTTGGTGTAGAGCGCCTGCTTCTCATCCTTGAAAAGCAAGGTGTGGCCCTCCCTATCGAAAACGCCCTAGATGTCTATATCGCAGTCTTGGGTCAAGGGGCAAATGTCAAGGCTTTGGAATTGGTACAAGCCCTTCGCCAACAAGGTTTCAAAGCAGAGCGTGATTACCTCAATCGTAAACTCAAAGCTCAGTTCAAGTCAGCCGATGTCTTTGCGGCTAAGACCCTCATCACTCTAGGTGAGAGCGAAGTCGAAAGCGGACAAGTAACGGTCAAGAACAATCAAACCCGAGAAGAAGTGCAAGTGTCGCTTGAGACAATCAGCCAAAACTTCTCAGAAATCTTTGAAAAACTAGGGTTTTAATGATAGATAAACTGGTCAGGATTTTATTCCTGACCTTTTTCTTTTGCAAAATGACAAAAATCTTAAACTTTTTGACAAAGATAATTGTCAAAAATAAAAAGATATGTTACAATGAAATCAAGTTAAGAAATAAAGAACTAGGAGGGGGCCACATGTGGGTATGGATTTTTTTTCCTTTTCTCGTCTTGATTTATAGTAGTCAATCTAAAAAAATCAAGCGGTTAGAGAAAAGGTTAAAGGTAATCGAAAGAAAAGAGAAAGGAAATATAGATATGTCAAGATTATTGCAAGAATTAATTGGGAAAAAACCAACAATCGTTGGACAAGTGTTTGGAACAAATTTATGGGAAGTTGTGGATGTTGATGAGGAATGGGTCAAACTACGTCATGTTGATAAAAATGGGAAAGAAAAATTCAAGTTGCAACGTATTGAGGATATCCAAGCCGTTGAATTTGATGGAGAGTAGGTGTGTAACATGCAACTAAAAAACCGTCTAAAAGAGCTTCGGGCTCGCGATGGCCTGAATCAAACCGAGCTGGCCAAACTAGCTGGCGTGTCCAGGCAAACCATCAGTTTGCTAGAGCGGGATGAGTACACGCCCTCCATCGTCATTGCTCTGAAGATTGCTCAGATCTTCAATGAGCCAGTCGAGTCAGTTTTTCGCTTAGAGGAGGATGAGTGATGAACAAGTATAAAGTGATTTATTATCTCTGTATCGTTGTGTTTATCGTGAATCTTTTGGCTATGATTGGAAGCCTATTTGGTTGGTTTACAATCGTTGAAAGTAAGTATCTCTTCTGGATAAATTTAGTGCTACTATTAGTCTTTAGATGGGTAGAGAGAAAGATAAAATTCAAAGAGCTCGTAAAAGGAGAAAAGTTATGAAAGAATTTTTAGCAGGTTTTCAAGTCGATACTGAAGACAAAGCACTTGCAGGTGTTTGTGCAGGTTTAGGAAATTATTTTAACATCCAAACCAACATCGTTCGTTTGGTGACGCTCTTCTTGTTTCTCTCTTCGACGGAGATTGGTATTTTAACAGTTACAGCCTATGCTTATCTAGCAGGTTGGCTTGGCAATGAGCCCTTGGGAGATAGAGCGAAAAAAGCAAGAAATCAAGCTATTCTCTTATTTGTTGTTTGTTTGCTTTTGGTGTCGCTTGGAGCAGAAGGTTTGACAGCTATTTTTGAATCAGGTAAAGCCTTTGGTCAATGGTTGGCTGGATTAGTTTAGAGGGAGGATGAAAATGAAAAAGAAACGAATCTTATACTTCTTAGCGATTGGTGTTTTAGGCTATTTTACAGGTATGCTTGCAGGTCGTGCTTGGGCATTGGGCACAAGTTTTAATTTGAATACTCTAGTTCCATGGATTTCAGCATCTTGTTTATTGATAGCTTTGATTAGCATTTTTTTAACTATCTATTTCTTAAAAAAGAGTCGGAAATTCCATGCTTTATATCAAATGGAAATAGATGACGATGTGAATGAAACTTATTATGTACAAATGTATCGAAATCTCGAGTTTGGTACGATTGCTTTTAACATTGTGTCAGTTATGACTATATTAGCTTTATTCATCTCTATGAATGAAGTGGTGATACTCCGTACAAGTTTTATCGTTCTAGGACTTTCTGTTCCAGCTCTTATTTTAGCTGCAGTACTTCAAAAATATCTTTTCAAGACGATTTCGATTGTTCGTCAGTTTGATTTGGCATTTTTCTCTATTCCAAAGGATGTGTTAGATTATGTAAATTCTTACGATGAAGGAGAACGACAAGCTAATTTGGAACAGAGTTTTCGAATTTTATTTCAATTAAACCAATATGTTTTACCAGGTTTGTATATTTTGATTGATATCGTTTCTGTACTTACGGGAGAAATTCAGTTATTAGGTCTTTTAGCTGTAGCTGTAGTCCATATTTATATCAATATAATGCAGATACCTATGGTGAAACGTTATTTTAAATAGAAAAGATCACTTAAACTATTTAAGGTTATTGGCTAGTTTAGATAGAGGTCAGAAAATGAAAAATAATCGTAGATGGTTGAGAGTAGTAGTGTGTATGTTAAGTGCTTTTGTAGGAGCCTTTGCTTACACTCTTAGAGGTATAGCTGAACAGATTCAAATGTCACAAGTCTTACACACTGTTTATGGATTCGCTCTCGTTATTGGAGGAATTTCCTTCATCTTAGCCCTGTATTATCTTGGCAAAAGTCGAGAAGTTTATACTCTTTATCAAAGGGGGACAGAGGAAGAAGATAGTGATCAGACCTATGTAAGAGCCTATCGTTACTTAGATTATGGTTCGGTTTCTTCAAATGTTTTGATGATAGCAATGATGACCAGTGGGATCATACTGATTTCTCCGATATTTAAGAATACCTTGCTAATTCTTCCTGCTCTTATTCTATTATGCTTATACATTATTGTTGCCAATTACTTGTTGCGAACTATTTTTATCGTTCGACACTATAAACTGTCTGTTTATTACACTCCAAAAGATATTTTAGCATATCTTAACAGTTATGATGAGGGAGAAAAGCAGGCAGAGATGGAAAGTGCCTATTTAACTCTGTTTAGGTTGAATCAGATTTTACTGCCATCACTCTATTTTTTATTGATAGTATTATCAGTTGTTTTACGAGAAATACAAGTGGTTGCCTTAGTTCTTTTAGTCGTCATTCATTTTTATATAACTATCGCACAATTAAGAAAAACAAAACGTTATTTTAAATAGGAGTCTTTTATGAAAACACTTAAAAACATTGGCTGGTTTGTTCTTGCTTTCTTATCATTTTTGTTTATCTACGGTTTTATTCAGACTTTACCTCTGATTGCTCTTGGTTCAGGTGCACCTATAGTCGGTGTTCTTCCGCTTTATATTCTATTAGCAGGAGCTTTTACCTTCTTAACATACAAGTGGTATAAGACAGGAACTGTTACGATAGAAAAAACGGGCCTTAACAAATACATCTGGTTGCCTGCCTTGGTATGGGTCCTTATCATTGTTGTACAAAATTTCTTACCAAATGATCCATCTGTCAGTCAACAGACGGCAGAACAATTGACTCATAATCAACCTCTCTTCTCTTTCTTCATGATTGTTGTCTTTGCACCCCTGACAGAAGAGTTGACCTTTAGAGGTCTGTTAGCTCGTTATGTCTTCCCTCAGCAGGATAACGTCAAGCAGACAGTACTCTTTCTTCTTGTAAGTACTATCATTTTTGCCCTTGTTCATTTCCCTGGCACTCCTCAACAATTCCTAGTGTATGGTTCCCTCGGTTTGAGCTTGGGCTTGGCATATATCAGCAAAGGTGGTTTGGCATACAGCATTGCTTTACATGCTTTAAATAATTTAATCGGATTTTTAATGATTCTCATGCTATAATAGACTCAGGAGGAAGTCATGAAACGAGTGATATTATTAGCAGTGATTCAGGCAGTTGTACTCTTCTTCATTATTGGAGCGCTTGCCTATGCTTTTAAAGGGGATTTCTTTTATAACCATCTAGCAGTTATCTTTGCACCAATCGCAGGTATTATGCGATTTGCGACAGCCTATGCAACGGAGATTGTTCTCCCTAAAAAGGCTGCAGAGATTGCTGAAAAGCGAAAAAAATAAAGAAATACCAAGTAAAATAAGGTCCAGCGAATGATTTTGCTGGATTTTTTCATTTATAGCAGGATTCTTCTCAACTTTTCTGATGATTTTCATGAAGAGCCTGCGCTTTTATGGTAAAATAGTAACAGAATAAAAGAGGAGAGAAAACATGAAACGTAGTATGTATGCTGGTCGTGTTCGTGAGGAACACATCGGACAAGAAATTACCTTGAAAGGATGGGTAGCCCGTCGTCGTGACCTTGGTGGTTTGATCTTTATCGATCTTCGTGACCGTGAAGGAATCATGCAGTTGGTTATCAACCCAGAAAAAGTATCTGCAGAGGTGATGGCAACAGCTGAAAGCCTTCGTAGTGAATTTGTCATCGAGGTGACTGGTCAAGTTGCTGCACGTGAGCAAGCCAATGATAAGTTGGCGACTGGTGCAGTTGAATTGAATGTAACAGCTCTTTCTGTACTTAACACAGCCAAAACAACACCATTTGAAATCAAGGATGGCATTGAAGCGAACGATGATACGCGTCTACGTTACCGTTATCTTGACCTTCGTCGTCCAGAAATGTTGGAAAATCTTAAACTTCGTGCCAAAGTAACACATTCTATCCGCAACTACTTGGATGAGTTGGAATTTATTGATGTGGAAACGCCATTCCTTTCTAAGTCAACACCAGAGGGGGCGCGTGACTATTTGGTGCCTTCTCGTGTCAATAAGGGTCATTTCTATGCCCTTCCTCAAAGTCCGCAGATTACAAAACAGTTGTTAATGAATGCGGGATTTGACCGTTACTACCAAATCGTCAAATGTTTCCGCGATGAAGATTTACGTGGAGACCGTCAACCTGAGTTTACACAGGTCGACTTGGAAACTTCATTCCTTACTGAGCAAGAAATTCAAGATATCACAGAAGGTTTGATTGCGCGCGTGATGAAGGAAACAAAAGGCATCGAAGTAACACTGCCATTCCCTCGTATGAAGTATGATGATGCCATGGCTCTTTATGGTTCTGACAAGCCTGATACTCGTTTTGAGATGTTGCTTCAGGACTTGACAGAAGTGGTCAAAGGTGTTGACTTTAAAGTCTTTTCAGAAGCACCTGCTGTAAAAGCCATTGTGGTCAAAGGAGCTGCGGACAACTATTCACGTAAAGATATCGACAAGATGACCGAAGTAGCCAAACAGTACGGTGCCAAAGGTCTTGCTTGGGTCAAGGTTGTTGATGGAGAATTAAACGGACCAGTTGCGAAATTCTTGACTGGTATCCAAGCAGAATTGACTGCAGCACTTGGTCTTGAAGATAAGGATTTGGTTCTCTTTGTGGCTGATACGCTTGAAGTAGCCAATGCAACACTTGGTGCCCTTCGTGGACGTATTGCTAAAGAACTAGGCTTGATTGATCAGGATAAATTTAACTTCCTTTGGGTTGTTGACTGGCCAATGTTTGAATGGTCTGAAGAAGAAGGGCGTTATATGAGTGCCCACCATCCATTTACCCTTCCTCAAGCAGAAACTGCTCATGAGCTTGAAGGTGATTTGGCTAAGGTTCGTGCCATTGCCTATGATATCGTCTTGAACGGTTATGAGCTTGGTGGTGGTAGTCTTCGTATCAACCAAAAAGAACTCCAAGAACGCATGTTCAAAGCTCTTGGTTTCTCAGCTGAAGAAGCCAATGACCAGTTTGGTTTCCTTTTGGAAGCTATGGACTATGGTTTCCCACCACACGGTGGTTTGGCTATCGGTCTTGACCGTTTTGTCATGTTGCTCGCTGGAGAGGAAAATATCCGCGAAGTCATCGCCTTTCCTAAGAACAATAAGGCAACTGACCCAATGACGCAAGCACCATCAACAGTAGCTCTTAAACAACTAGAGGAACTTAATCTACAAGTAGAACAAGATGAAACAAACGAAACTAACTAAAAAGTGGTACCATTATCTTCGCCGCTTTGCTTATCGAGTAAGGATTTTGCGTGTTTTACAGAGTATCTCCCGAGAAAAATACGATGAAAAAATCTCAGCTTCTCTGGTATATGGTTTTCTATCAGCAGTAGCCGTCAATTTCTTTTTCCAACCAGGGCACGTTTATTCAAGTGGTGCGACAGGTTTAGCTCAGATTATATCTGCCCTTAGTAACCACTGGTTTGGTTTTCATTTCCCGATTTCAGTAGCCTTTTATGCCATCAATATTCCTCTCATGATTTTGGCCTGGTATCAAATTGGGCATAAGTTCACGATTTTTACCTTTATCACGGTATCCATGAGCTCGCTCTTTATCCAGTTTGTGCCTGTGGTGGTCTTAACAGAGGATCCCATCATCAATGCCCTTTTTGGGGGTGTTGTCATGGGATTGGGGATCGGCTTTGCTTTACGTCATAACATCTCCAGTGGAGGAACAGACATTGTCAGCTTAACCATTCGTAAGAAGACTGGTCGTAACGTCGGAAGTATCTCTTTCTTGGTTAATGGTACAATCATGTTGATTGCAGGAGTGACCTTTGGTTGGAAATATGCCCTTTATTCCATGATTACCATCTTTGTCTCAAGTCGTGTGACAGATGCAGTTTTCACCAAGCAAAAACGCATGCAGGCCATGATTGTTACTAGCAATCCAGATGCCGTCATTGAGAAAATCCATAATAAATTGCACCGTGGAGCAACCATGATCCATGATGCTGAAGGAACTTATAATCACCAGCGTAAGGCTGTTTTGATTACGGTTATCACTCGTGCAGAGTTCAATGATTTTAAATTAATCATGAAGCAAGTTGATCCAACAGCATTTGTTTCTGTTTCAGAAAATGTTCATATCCTAGGCCGATTTGTCGAAGTCGAAAACTAAAGATTTCAGGACATCTTCAAATTCCATTAGTGATACCTTGCTCTAGTTTACTAATAGTTATTTATAACAATGAATAGAACGAAAAAACCAACTCTTGAACATATTGTCAGAGTTGGGCTTTTTTATTTTTCAACGATTTTGTGGGCAATCAACTGGCGGTAACAAATTTGTTTGTTGTTTTTAGCATCATTGATGATCTGGAGAATAGTTTCAAAGGAAACACGACCAAGCTCCAAACTATTGATATCGACATAGGCCGCCAAGTTGAGCTTGGGATTGACTGAGTCGAAGCTGAGGACAGGGACATCCAGTTGGTGTTTTGCGATGTAATCACAGACCCCTGCAGCAAGGAGACTATCAATGGTAATAATAGCGTCAATATTTGGATTGTGTTTGAAGAGAAGTCTACTAAAGCGATAACCATTATCTTCAAGAAATTCAGTAGCAAAGTAAGTCAGATTAGTATCGAGAGGAAGTTGGTGTTGTTTTAGAGCTAGCTCGTAACCTGTCAGACGGTCTAGTGTTACGAAGAGTCGCTTAGTACCTCCGATAAAGGCAATTCGCTTGCATCCTTTTTTGATGAAATACTCTGTCGCATCAAAACCAGCTTGGACATTGTCATTATCGACAAGTGGAATGAAGGGAGATAGAGATTTACCTAAGATAAGGAAAGGAAATTGCTCGTCTACTACTAACTTAACCAAAGGGTCCTCTTCTTGGGCATAGAGGAAAATCAAACCGTCTACACGCTTACCATAGACCATCTGAGAAATAGCTTTAAGACGCTCTTTGGCATCTTTACCTGTCGCAATCTGAATGGCGTAGTGGTTTTCAGAGGCGACTTGGGCGATACCACGGAGGACAGATGGGAAGAAAGGATTTTGATAGAAGGCATCTGAGTCGTCAGGAAGCACCAAGCCAATAACTTGGGTATAACTGCTTACCAAGCTACGAGCGTTGAGGTTGGGGTGGTAATTGAGCTCCTTCATAGCCTTGCGAACGCGTTTTTTTGTTTCATCGCTAATGGTTGATTTATTTTGAATAACACGGGTTACGGTTGAAGGTGAAACACCAGCAGCCTTGGCCACGTCTTTAATCGTAACAGGCATAATAATCTCCTACTTATGGTAGTCTGGATCACGGAAATGCGTTTTGTAAAAGATAGTGACCAGGTATAGAACAAATAAAATATTTTGAACAGTAATTAAAGTGGCCATATTTTGGCCTAGGAGACCTAGAATCATAGCAAGTAAGGTTGGTAATCCTAAACAGTTCAAAATGAAATGATAGCACTCTTTGTAGCTTTTAAATGAAAAGAGACGCGATTTTTTCGTGAAGTAGAGCAAGAGGCTAGCACCTAAAGCAACAATAAAAAAATTAAGTCCAAAGAGGAAGCTAGAACCTAGCACAAGAAAGAGACTAATATAGGCGCGATTCTGTTGATACCAGTCTTTAGAAATGGCTTGTGTTAAGCTTTCCTTGCTTTGGAAGCTCTCAGTCGTTATCGCGTGATAGCGAATGCTGGTCAATTCTTTTCCTTGCTTACTGATGATGAGTTTCTCAGGTTCAAAGTTCAGAAGTAATTCCTCAGGGAAGTTTGAACTAGAAGGGTCTCCGATTTGGATAGAAGCTTGATGAGGAGATGAACCTGCATAGCTCAACTTACCATCTACAATCTTTGCATTGGCAGCCAAATCCTGAACCACACTATCCGTCAAAGGAGTGTAGACATCATCGATGAAAGTTTCTAAAGGATAAGTTTCCTGAGAACTGTTTTGGATAGCAATAGGGATCATCGACAAGCTAATCAAGAAGATACTGGTAAAAATCAGTTGGAACCAGTTGAGACCAAAACGTTGAGATAGGGGCTTACGGAATCCCCAGATACTATTAAAATAAGAAAATGGATATGGCAACATAATTCTCTTTCTAAGGCATTTTTCTATATGAGTATTATATAGAGAAATGTGTTTAATTTCAAGTGGGTCAGGTACAATGCTGGTTGAAAGTAGGCTTTTGCTTTAAATTGTTCATAAACAAGAAGCATTACCTTAAACTTTTATTTCTCATCAGATTATCTAAGTAAGGACAAGTTTCAAAATGAAAAAGGGTGGCGGGGGTATATTACCCCTTGTCGCCACCGCTTGTAAGTCCTGAAACGAAGTTCTTTTGCAAGAAGAAGAAAAGTGTACAGATTGGAAGAGCGATGAGGATAGCACCTGCTGAGAAGTAGGCAATCTTCAAGTTCTTCGCATTGCTAACGAAGGTTTGTAGACCAACGGCAACTGTAAAGTATTCTTTCTCACGAAGCAAGAAACTAGAGAGGATGTAGTCTCCGAAAGGTCCCATGAAGGCCCAGAGTGCTTGTACCGCCACCATTGGGCGAACAAGAGGGAGAACGATTTGCCAGAAGCGGCGGAAGTGTCCTGCACCATCAAGTTTTGCAGATTCATCAAGAGACATTGGCACGGTGTCAAAGTAACCTTTCATGAGCCAAGCATTCATCGGAATACCTCCACCAACATAAAGGAAGATGAGGAACCAGCTATGGTTAAGGGCGTTCAACATGAGGGCCATAACGAAGAAGGCAGTCAAAGCAGCCATTGTAGGCACCATTTGGATAATCAAGAAGAAGACCAAACTTTGCTTACGAGCCAAGAAATTGTAACGGCTATAAGCATAACCAGCAAGTACGATAATACTTGTTTGAACAGCCATGGTAATCAAGGCGATAATCAAAGTGTTGAGGTACCAAGTACCGTACAAGGTTTCAGTGAAGAGGCCTTTAAAGTTATCAAAATTGAGGTCGATGTTAGTATCTAGTTTAAAGGCTGAGACGTTACCTGCTTTAAAGGCTGACATGATGGTAATCAAAAGTGGATAGATAATCACGATTGATAGGCCAATTAAGTAGAGGTAAGTAAGGGTTTGAGTCAGTCTACGTTTGAGTTTAATTGAGTTATTCATCTTAGACGTCCTCCATATCAAATGCGTGTAGTTTCTTGAAGGCAATCATAGAAATAGAGATGACAATGATTGAAATAATCAAGGTAACGGCAGCTGCCATAGAGTATTGGGGAGCTGTACCTGTTGTCAAACGGTAAATCCATGAGATCAAGATATCGGTTGAACCAGCTCCACCACCGACACTACCAGGACCACCGCCATTGAAGAGGTACATGATAGAGAAGTTGTTGAAGTTGAAGGTGTATTGGCTGATTAAAGTAGGCGCTGCAACAGCCAAAATCATTGGGAAAGTGATGCTGCGGAATTTTTGCCAAGCGTTTGCACCGTCGATATAAGCTGCTTCATACAAGTCGTTTGGAATAGACTGTAGAATACCGAGAGTTAGGACATAGATATAAGGGAATCCAAGCCAACCTTGCATCATAATCAAGGCAACCTTAGTCCAAGTAGGGTCTGTTTTCCAAGGAATGAGTGCTCCATCGAGGAATGGAAGAACCTTAGCAAAGAGAGGGATTACTTGAGTATTGATAGCACCAACACTATCGTTGAACATGTTTGAGAATGTCAAGATAGTGATAAAGGCTGGAACTGCCCAAGGTAGAAGGAAGATGACACCAAAGATACGTTTCCCCTTGATGAATGGTTGGTTAGCAATAATAGCTGTAAAGATACCGAGTACGATTTGCAAAGTCGATGCAGATAAAGCCCAGATAATAGTCCAAGAAAGAACAGAACCGAAGGCTGAACGGAAGGTACTCAAGCTCCATATATTTGTAAAGTTAGTCAATCCAACCCAATCCAACAATTTATTTGGTGGTAAATGTTGGAAATCGTAGTTAGTAAAGGCAATCATCAAGGTTACAATAACCGGGAAGATGATTGCAAATGTCATGGCAACGTAAGATGGAATGATAAGCAAGTAAGGGAATCCATTTTCATAGATACCTTTAATCATATCCTTAAGTGTCAATGGGACAGGGATGCCATTATTGATACGTTTTGCAATAGTGTGAGCGTCTTTAATATTGAGAATATAAAAGGCTAGATAAACAATTACAAAAATAGAGTGGAATGCACCACGAATCAACATGAAGAGAGAGTTGTCACGGCCAGGTTTTTCACCAAGCGTGATTAAGTTGCTCAATTCAGGTGCTGCAAGTACTATAAAATAGAGGACAAAAGCTAATGTTACAGCAAGGAAGATAAAACCTTTGGCTTTTTGTTTGTTATAGATTTGCCCCAACCCAGGAATCAATGAAAGCAAGGCTGCTTTTCTTGGTTGTTGTTCCATGAGTGCTCCTTTCATAAGATGTGAACGTCAAGCTGAGTTCTGTTAATATCTAAAAATCAAGGGGGATAAGTTTTAAATCCCCCTTGAATCAATCAATTAGTTACCAAATTTTTGTTGGATTGTTTCTTTGATCAATGTTACAGCATCAT is a genomic window containing:
- a CDS encoding carbohydrate ABC transporter permease; this encodes MEQQPRKAALLSLIPGLGQIYNKQKAKGFIFLAVTLAFVLYFIVLAAPELSNLITLGEKPGRDNSLFMLIRGAFHSIFVIVYLAFYILNIKDAHTIAKRINNGIPVPLTLKDMIKGIYENGFPYLLIIPSYVAMTFAIIFPVIVTLMIAFTNYDFQHLPPNKLLDWVGLTNFTNIWSLSTFRSAFGSVLSWTIIWALSASTLQIVLGIFTAIIANQPFIKGKRIFGVIFLLPWAVPAFITILTFSNMFNDSVGAINTQVIPLFAKVLPFLDGALIPWKTDPTWTKVALIMMQGWLGFPYIYVLTLGILQSIPNDLYEAAYIDGANAWQKFRSITFPMILAVAAPTLISQYTFNFNNFSIMYLFNGGGPGSVGGGAGSTDILISWIYRLTTGTAPQYSMAAAVTLIISIIVISISMIAFKKLHAFDMEDV